A genomic region of Homo sapiens chromosome 4, GRCh38.p14 Primary Assembly contains the following coding sequences:
- the TMEM175 gene encoding endosomal/lysosomal proton channel TMEM175 isoform 1 (isoform 1 is encoded by transcript variant 1) has product MSQPRTPEQALDTPGDCPPGRRDEDAGEGIQCSQRMLSFSDALLSIIATVMILPVTHTEISPEQQFDRSVQRLLATRIAVYLMTFLIVTVAWAAHTRLFQVVGKTDDTLALLNLACMMTITFLPYTFSLMVTFPDVPLGIFLFCVCVIAIGVVQALIVGYAFHFPHLLSPQIQRSAHRALYRRHVLGIVLQGPALCFAAAIFSLFFVPLSYLLMVTVILLPYVSKVTGWCRDRLLGHREPSAHPVEVFSFDLHEPLSKERVEAFSDGVYAIVATLLILDICEDNVPDPKDVKERFSGSLVAALSATGPRFLAYFGSFATVGLLWFAHHSLFLHVRKATRAMGLLNTLSLAFVGGLPLAYQQTSAFARQPRDELERVRVSCTIIFLASIFQLAMWTTALLHQAETLQPSVWFGGREHVLMFAKLALYPCASLLAFASTCLLSRFSVGIFHLMQIAVPCAFLLLRLLVGLALATLRVLRGLARPEHPPPAPTGQDDPQSQLLPAPC; this is encoded by the exons ATGTCCCAGCCCCGGACCCCAGAGCAGGCACTGGATACACCGGGGGACTGCCCCCCAGGCAGGAGAGACGAGGACGCTGGGGAGGGGATCCAGTGCTCCCAACGCATGCTCAGCTTCAGTGACGCCCTGCTGTCCATCATCGCCACCGTCATG ATCCTGCCTGTGACCCACACGGAGATCTCCCCAGAACAG CAGTTCGACAGAAGTGTACAGAGGCTTCTGGCAACACGGATTGCCGTCTACCTGATGACCTTTCTCATCGTGACAGTGGCCTGGGCAGCACACACAAG GTTGTTCCAAGTTGTTGGGAAAACAGACGACACACTTGCCCTGCTCAACCTG gcctGCATGATGACCATCACCTTCCTGCCTTACACG tTTTCGTTAATGGTGACCTTCCCTGATGTGCCTCTGGGCATCTtcttgttctgtgtgtgtgtgatcgcCATTGGGGTCGTGCAG GCACTGATTGTGGGGTACGCATTCCACTTCCCGCACCTGCTGAGCCCGCAGATCCAGCGCTCTGCCCACAGGGCTCTGTACCGACGACACGTCCTGGGCATCGTCCTCCAAGGCCCGGCCCTGTGCTTTGCAGCGgccatcttctctctcttctttgtccCCTTG TCTTACCTGCTGATGGTGACTGTCATCCTCCTCCCCTATGTCAGCAAGGTCACCGGCTGGTGCAGAGACAGGCTCCTGG GCCACAGGGAGCCCTCGGCTCACCCAGTGGAAGTCTTCTCGTTTGACCTCCACGAGCCACTCAGCAAGGAGCGCGTGGAAGCCTTCAGCGACGGAGTCTACGCCATCGTGGCCACGCTTCTCATCCTGGACATCTG CGAAGACAACGTCCCGGACCCCAAGGATGTGAAGGAGAGGTTCAGCGGCAGCCTCGTGGCCGCCCTGAGTGCGACCGGGCCGCGCTTCCTGGCGTACTTCGGCTCCTTCGCCACAGTGGGACTGCTGTGGTTCGCCCACCACTCACTCTTCCTGCATGTGCGCAAGGCCACGCGGGCCATGGGGCTGCTGAACACGCTCTCGCTGGCCTTCGTGGGTGGCCTCCCACTAGCCTACCAGCAGACCTCGGCCTTCGCCCGGCAGCCCCGCGATGAGCTGGAGCGCGTGCGTGTCAGCTGCACCATCATCTTCCTGGCCAGCATCTTCCAGCTGGCCATGTGGACCACGGCGCTGCTGCACCAGGCGGAGACGCTGCAGCCCTCGGTGTGGTTTGGCGGCCGGGAGCATGTGCTCATGTTCGCCAAGCTGGCGCTGTACCCCTGTGCCAGCCTGCTGGCCTTCGCCTCCACCTGCCTGCTGAGCAGGTTCAGTGTGGGCATCTTCCACCTCATGCAGATCGCCGTGCCCTGCGCCTTCCTGTTGCTGCGCCTGCTCGTGGGCCTGGCCCTGGCCACCCTGCGGGTCCTGCGGGGCCTCGCCCGGCCCGAACACCCCCCGCCAGCCCCCACGGGCCAGGACGACCCACAGTCccagctcctccctgccccctgctAG
- the TMEM175 gene encoding endosomal/lysosomal proton channel TMEM175 isoform X6 produces the protein MSQPRTPEQALDTPGDCPPGRRDEDAGEGIQCSQRMLSFSDALLSIIATVMILPVTHTEISPEQQFDRSVQRLLATRIAVYLMTFLIVTVAWAAHTRLFQVVGKTDDTLALLNLACMMTITFLPYTFSLMVTFPDVPLGIFLFCVCVIAIGVVQALIVGYAFHFPHLLSPQIQRSAHRALYRRHVLGIVLQGPALCFAAAIFSLFFVPLSYLLMVTVILLPYVSKVTGWCRDRLLGHREPSAHPVEVFSFDLHEPLSKERVEAFSDGVYAIVATLLILDICPSCSLWLAVASFQRLLLRGLICLFVC, from the exons ATGTCCCAGCCCCGGACCCCAGAGCAGGCACTGGATACACCGGGGGACTGCCCCCCAGGCAGGAGAGACGAGGACGCTGGGGAGGGGATCCAGTGCTCCCAACGCATGCTCAGCTTCAGTGACGCCCTGCTGTCCATCATCGCCACCGTCATG ATCCTGCCTGTGACCCACACGGAGATCTCCCCAGAACAG CAGTTCGACAGAAGTGTACAGAGGCTTCTGGCAACACGGATTGCCGTCTACCTGATGACCTTTCTCATCGTGACAGTGGCCTGGGCAGCACACACAAG GTTGTTCCAAGTTGTTGGGAAAACAGACGACACACTTGCCCTGCTCAACCTG gcctGCATGATGACCATCACCTTCCTGCCTTACACG tTTTCGTTAATGGTGACCTTCCCTGATGTGCCTCTGGGCATCTtcttgttctgtgtgtgtgtgatcgcCATTGGGGTCGTGCAG GCACTGATTGTGGGGTACGCATTCCACTTCCCGCACCTGCTGAGCCCGCAGATCCAGCGCTCTGCCCACAGGGCTCTGTACCGACGACACGTCCTGGGCATCGTCCTCCAAGGCCCGGCCCTGTGCTTTGCAGCGgccatcttctctctcttctttgtccCCTTG TCTTACCTGCTGATGGTGACTGTCATCCTCCTCCCCTATGTCAGCAAGGTCACCGGCTGGTGCAGAGACAGGCTCCTGG GCCACAGGGAGCCCTCGGCTCACCCAGTGGAAGTCTTCTCGTTTGACCTCCACGAGCCACTCAGCAAGGAGCGCGTGGAAGCCTTCAGCGACGGAGTCTACGCCATCGTGGCCACGCTTCTCATCCTGGACATCTG CCCCTCCTGCTCCCTTTGGCTGGCTGTTGCTTCCTTCCAGCGTCTGCTCCTCCGCGGCCTCATCTGCCTCTTCGTCTGTTAG
- the TMEM175 gene encoding endosomal/lysosomal proton channel TMEM175 isoform X2, whose translation MSQPRTPEQALDTPGDCPPGRRDEDAGEGIQCSQRMLSFSDALLSIIATVMILPVTHTEISPEQQFDRSVQRLLATRIAVYLMTFLIVTVAWAAHTRLFQVVGKTDDTLALLNLACMMTITFLPYTALIVGYAFHFPHLLSPQIQRSAHRALYRRHVLGIVLQGPALCFAAAIFSLFFVPLSYLLMVTVILLPYVSKVTGWCRDRLLGHREPSAHPVEVFSFDLHEPLSKERVEAFSDGVYAIVATLLILDICEDNVPDPKDVKERFSGSLVAALSATGPRFLAYFGSFATVGLLWFAHHSLFLHVRKATRAMGLLNTLSLAFVGGLPLAYQQTSAFARQPRDELERVRVSCTIIFLASIFQLAMWTTALLHQAETLQPSVWFGGREHVLMFAKLALYPCASLLAFASTCLLSRFSVGIFHLMQIAVPCAFLLLRLLVGLALATLRVLRGLARPEHPPPAPTGQDDPQSQLLPAPC comes from the exons ATGTCCCAGCCCCGGACCCCAGAGCAGGCACTGGATACACCGGGGGACTGCCCCCCAGGCAGGAGAGACGAGGACGCTGGGGAGGGGATCCAGTGCTCCCAACGCATGCTCAGCTTCAGTGACGCCCTGCTGTCCATCATCGCCACCGTCATG ATCCTGCCTGTGACCCACACGGAGATCTCCCCAGAACAG CAGTTCGACAGAAGTGTACAGAGGCTTCTGGCAACACGGATTGCCGTCTACCTGATGACCTTTCTCATCGTGACAGTGGCCTGGGCAGCACACACAAG GTTGTTCCAAGTTGTTGGGAAAACAGACGACACACTTGCCCTGCTCAACCTG gcctGCATGATGACCATCACCTTCCTGCCTTACACG GCACTGATTGTGGGGTACGCATTCCACTTCCCGCACCTGCTGAGCCCGCAGATCCAGCGCTCTGCCCACAGGGCTCTGTACCGACGACACGTCCTGGGCATCGTCCTCCAAGGCCCGGCCCTGTGCTTTGCAGCGgccatcttctctctcttctttgtccCCTTG TCTTACCTGCTGATGGTGACTGTCATCCTCCTCCCCTATGTCAGCAAGGTCACCGGCTGGTGCAGAGACAGGCTCCTGG GCCACAGGGAGCCCTCGGCTCACCCAGTGGAAGTCTTCTCGTTTGACCTCCACGAGCCACTCAGCAAGGAGCGCGTGGAAGCCTTCAGCGACGGAGTCTACGCCATCGTGGCCACGCTTCTCATCCTGGACATCTG CGAAGACAACGTCCCGGACCCCAAGGATGTGAAGGAGAGGTTCAGCGGCAGCCTCGTGGCCGCCCTGAGTGCGACCGGGCCGCGCTTCCTGGCGTACTTCGGCTCCTTCGCCACAGTGGGACTGCTGTGGTTCGCCCACCACTCACTCTTCCTGCATGTGCGCAAGGCCACGCGGGCCATGGGGCTGCTGAACACGCTCTCGCTGGCCTTCGTGGGTGGCCTCCCACTAGCCTACCAGCAGACCTCGGCCTTCGCCCGGCAGCCCCGCGATGAGCTGGAGCGCGTGCGTGTCAGCTGCACCATCATCTTCCTGGCCAGCATCTTCCAGCTGGCCATGTGGACCACGGCGCTGCTGCACCAGGCGGAGACGCTGCAGCCCTCGGTGTGGTTTGGCGGCCGGGAGCATGTGCTCATGTTCGCCAAGCTGGCGCTGTACCCCTGTGCCAGCCTGCTGGCCTTCGCCTCCACCTGCCTGCTGAGCAGGTTCAGTGTGGGCATCTTCCACCTCATGCAGATCGCCGTGCCCTGCGCCTTCCTGTTGCTGCGCCTGCTCGTGGGCCTGGCCCTGGCCACCCTGCGGGTCCTGCGGGGCCTCGCCCGGCCCGAACACCCCCCGCCAGCCCCCACGGGCCAGGACGACCCACAGTCccagctcctccctgccccctgctAG
- the TMEM175 gene encoding endosomal/lysosomal proton channel TMEM175 isoform 2 (isoform 2 is encoded by transcript variant 4), whose protein sequence is MTFLIVTVAWAAHTRLFQVVGKTDDTLALLNLACMMTITFLPYTFSLMVTFPDVPLGIFLFCVCVIAIGVVQALIVGYAFHFPHLLSPQIQRSAHRALYRRHVLGIVLQGPALCFAAAIFSLFFVPLSYLLMVTVILLPYVSKVTGWCRDRLLGHREPSAHPVEVFSFDLHEPLSKERVEAFSDGVYAIVATLLILDICEDNVPDPKDVKERFSGSLVAALSATGPRFLAYFGSFATVGLLWFAHHSLFLHVRKATRAMGLLNTLSLAFVGGLPLAYQQTSAFARQPRDELERVRVSCTIIFLASIFQLAMWTTALLHQAETLQPSVWFGGREHVLMFAKLALYPCASLLAFASTCLLSRFSVGIFHLMQIAVPCAFLLLRLLVGLALATLRVLRGLARPEHPPPAPTGQDDPQSQLLPAPC, encoded by the exons ATGACCTTTCTCATCGTGACAGTGGCCTGGGCAGCACACACAAG GTTGTTCCAAGTTGTTGGGAAAACAGACGACACACTTGCCCTGCTCAACCTG gcctGCATGATGACCATCACCTTCCTGCCTTACACG tTTTCGTTAATGGTGACCTTCCCTGATGTGCCTCTGGGCATCTtcttgttctgtgtgtgtgtgatcgcCATTGGGGTCGTGCAG GCACTGATTGTGGGGTACGCATTCCACTTCCCGCACCTGCTGAGCCCGCAGATCCAGCGCTCTGCCCACAGGGCTCTGTACCGACGACACGTCCTGGGCATCGTCCTCCAAGGCCCGGCCCTGTGCTTTGCAGCGgccatcttctctctcttctttgtccCCTTG TCTTACCTGCTGATGGTGACTGTCATCCTCCTCCCCTATGTCAGCAAGGTCACCGGCTGGTGCAGAGACAGGCTCCTGG GCCACAGGGAGCCCTCGGCTCACCCAGTGGAAGTCTTCTCGTTTGACCTCCACGAGCCACTCAGCAAGGAGCGCGTGGAAGCCTTCAGCGACGGAGTCTACGCCATCGTGGCCACGCTTCTCATCCTGGACATCTG CGAAGACAACGTCCCGGACCCCAAGGATGTGAAGGAGAGGTTCAGCGGCAGCCTCGTGGCCGCCCTGAGTGCGACCGGGCCGCGCTTCCTGGCGTACTTCGGCTCCTTCGCCACAGTGGGACTGCTGTGGTTCGCCCACCACTCACTCTTCCTGCATGTGCGCAAGGCCACGCGGGCCATGGGGCTGCTGAACACGCTCTCGCTGGCCTTCGTGGGTGGCCTCCCACTAGCCTACCAGCAGACCTCGGCCTTCGCCCGGCAGCCCCGCGATGAGCTGGAGCGCGTGCGTGTCAGCTGCACCATCATCTTCCTGGCCAGCATCTTCCAGCTGGCCATGTGGACCACGGCGCTGCTGCACCAGGCGGAGACGCTGCAGCCCTCGGTGTGGTTTGGCGGCCGGGAGCATGTGCTCATGTTCGCCAAGCTGGCGCTGTACCCCTGTGCCAGCCTGCTGGCCTTCGCCTCCACCTGCCTGCTGAGCAGGTTCAGTGTGGGCATCTTCCACCTCATGCAGATCGCCGTGCCCTGCGCCTTCCTGTTGCTGCGCCTGCTCGTGGGCCTGGCCCTGGCCACCCTGCGGGTCCTGCGGGGCCTCGCCCGGCCCGAACACCCCCCGCCAGCCCCCACGGGCCAGGACGACCCACAGTCccagctcctccctgccccctgctAG
- the TMEM175 gene encoding endosomal/lysosomal proton channel TMEM175 isoform X4 gives MTFLIVTVAWAAHTRLFQVVGKTDDTLALLNLACMMTITFLPYTALIVGYAFHFPHLLSPQIQRSAHRALYRRHVLGIVLQGPALCFAAAIFSLFFVPLSYLLMVTVILLPYVSKVTGWCRDRLLGHREPSAHPVEVFSFDLHEPLSKERVEAFSDGVYAIVATLLILDICEDNVPDPKDVKERFSGSLVAALSATGPRFLAYFGSFATVGLLWFAHHSLFLHVRKATRAMGLLNTLSLAFVGGLPLAYQQTSAFARQPRDELERVRVSCTIIFLASIFQLAMWTTALLHQAETLQPSVWFGGREHVLMFAKLALYPCASLLAFASTCLLSRFSVGIFHLMQIAVPCAFLLLRLLVGLALATLRVLRGLARPEHPPPAPTGQDDPQSQLLPAPC, from the exons ATGACCTTTCTCATCGTGACAGTGGCCTGGGCAGCACACACAAG GTTGTTCCAAGTTGTTGGGAAAACAGACGACACACTTGCCCTGCTCAACCTG gcctGCATGATGACCATCACCTTCCTGCCTTACACG GCACTGATTGTGGGGTACGCATTCCACTTCCCGCACCTGCTGAGCCCGCAGATCCAGCGCTCTGCCCACAGGGCTCTGTACCGACGACACGTCCTGGGCATCGTCCTCCAAGGCCCGGCCCTGTGCTTTGCAGCGgccatcttctctctcttctttgtccCCTTG TCTTACCTGCTGATGGTGACTGTCATCCTCCTCCCCTATGTCAGCAAGGTCACCGGCTGGTGCAGAGACAGGCTCCTGG GCCACAGGGAGCCCTCGGCTCACCCAGTGGAAGTCTTCTCGTTTGACCTCCACGAGCCACTCAGCAAGGAGCGCGTGGAAGCCTTCAGCGACGGAGTCTACGCCATCGTGGCCACGCTTCTCATCCTGGACATCTG CGAAGACAACGTCCCGGACCCCAAGGATGTGAAGGAGAGGTTCAGCGGCAGCCTCGTGGCCGCCCTGAGTGCGACCGGGCCGCGCTTCCTGGCGTACTTCGGCTCCTTCGCCACAGTGGGACTGCTGTGGTTCGCCCACCACTCACTCTTCCTGCATGTGCGCAAGGCCACGCGGGCCATGGGGCTGCTGAACACGCTCTCGCTGGCCTTCGTGGGTGGCCTCCCACTAGCCTACCAGCAGACCTCGGCCTTCGCCCGGCAGCCCCGCGATGAGCTGGAGCGCGTGCGTGTCAGCTGCACCATCATCTTCCTGGCCAGCATCTTCCAGCTGGCCATGTGGACCACGGCGCTGCTGCACCAGGCGGAGACGCTGCAGCCCTCGGTGTGGTTTGGCGGCCGGGAGCATGTGCTCATGTTCGCCAAGCTGGCGCTGTACCCCTGTGCCAGCCTGCTGGCCTTCGCCTCCACCTGCCTGCTGAGCAGGTTCAGTGTGGGCATCTTCCACCTCATGCAGATCGCCGTGCCCTGCGCCTTCCTGTTGCTGCGCCTGCTCGTGGGCCTGGCCCTGGCCACCCTGCGGGTCCTGCGGGGCCTCGCCCGGCCCGAACACCCCCCGCCAGCCCCCACGGGCCAGGACGACCCACAGTCccagctcctccctgccccctgctAG
- the TMEM175 gene encoding endosomal/lysosomal proton channel TMEM175 isoform 3 (isoform 3 is encoded by transcript variant 7) encodes MMTITFLPYTFSLMVTFPDVPLGIFLFCVCVIAIGVVQALIVGYAFHFPHLLSPQIQRSAHRALYRRHVLGIVLQGPALCFAAAIFSLFFVPLSYLLMVTVILLPYVSKVTGWCRDRLLGHREPSAHPVEVFSFDLHEPLSKERVEAFSDGVYAIVATLLILDICEDNVPDPKDVKERFSGSLVAALSATGPRFLAYFGSFATVGLLWFAHHSLFLHVRKATRAMGLLNTLSLAFVGGLPLAYQQTSAFARQPRDELERVRVSCTIIFLASIFQLAMWTTALLHQAETLQPSVWFGGREHVLMFAKLALYPCASLLAFASTCLLSRFSVGIFHLMQIAVPCAFLLLRLLVGLALATLRVLRGLARPEHPPPAPTGQDDPQSQLLPAPC; translated from the exons ATGATGACCATCACCTTCCTGCCTTACACG tTTTCGTTAATGGTGACCTTCCCTGATGTGCCTCTGGGCATCTtcttgttctgtgtgtgtgtgatcgcCATTGGGGTCGTGCAG GCACTGATTGTGGGGTACGCATTCCACTTCCCGCACCTGCTGAGCCCGCAGATCCAGCGCTCTGCCCACAGGGCTCTGTACCGACGACACGTCCTGGGCATCGTCCTCCAAGGCCCGGCCCTGTGCTTTGCAGCGgccatcttctctctcttctttgtccCCTTG TCTTACCTGCTGATGGTGACTGTCATCCTCCTCCCCTATGTCAGCAAGGTCACCGGCTGGTGCAGAGACAGGCTCCTGG GCCACAGGGAGCCCTCGGCTCACCCAGTGGAAGTCTTCTCGTTTGACCTCCACGAGCCACTCAGCAAGGAGCGCGTGGAAGCCTTCAGCGACGGAGTCTACGCCATCGTGGCCACGCTTCTCATCCTGGACATCTG CGAAGACAACGTCCCGGACCCCAAGGATGTGAAGGAGAGGTTCAGCGGCAGCCTCGTGGCCGCCCTGAGTGCGACCGGGCCGCGCTTCCTGGCGTACTTCGGCTCCTTCGCCACAGTGGGACTGCTGTGGTTCGCCCACCACTCACTCTTCCTGCATGTGCGCAAGGCCACGCGGGCCATGGGGCTGCTGAACACGCTCTCGCTGGCCTTCGTGGGTGGCCTCCCACTAGCCTACCAGCAGACCTCGGCCTTCGCCCGGCAGCCCCGCGATGAGCTGGAGCGCGTGCGTGTCAGCTGCACCATCATCTTCCTGGCCAGCATCTTCCAGCTGGCCATGTGGACCACGGCGCTGCTGCACCAGGCGGAGACGCTGCAGCCCTCGGTGTGGTTTGGCGGCCGGGAGCATGTGCTCATGTTCGCCAAGCTGGCGCTGTACCCCTGTGCCAGCCTGCTGGCCTTCGCCTCCACCTGCCTGCTGAGCAGGTTCAGTGTGGGCATCTTCCACCTCATGCAGATCGCCGTGCCCTGCGCCTTCCTGTTGCTGCGCCTGCTCGTGGGCCTGGCCCTGGCCACCCTGCGGGTCCTGCGGGGCCTCGCCCGGCCCGAACACCCCCCGCCAGCCCCCACGGGCCAGGACGACCCACAGTCccagctcctccctgccccctgctAG
- the TMEM175 gene encoding endosomal/lysosomal proton channel TMEM175 isoform X5 has protein sequence MMTITFLPYTALIVGYAFHFPHLLSPQIQRSAHRALYRRHVLGIVLQGPALCFAAAIFSLFFVPLSYLLMVTVILLPYVSKVTGWCRDRLLGHREPSAHPVEVFSFDLHEPLSKERVEAFSDGVYAIVATLLILDICEDNVPDPKDVKERFSGSLVAALSATGPRFLAYFGSFATVGLLWFAHHSLFLHVRKATRAMGLLNTLSLAFVGGLPLAYQQTSAFARQPRDELERVRVSCTIIFLASIFQLAMWTTALLHQAETLQPSVWFGGREHVLMFAKLALYPCASLLAFASTCLLSRFSVGIFHLMQIAVPCAFLLLRLLVGLALATLRVLRGLARPEHPPPAPTGQDDPQSQLLPAPC, from the exons ATGATGACCATCACCTTCCTGCCTTACACG GCACTGATTGTGGGGTACGCATTCCACTTCCCGCACCTGCTGAGCCCGCAGATCCAGCGCTCTGCCCACAGGGCTCTGTACCGACGACACGTCCTGGGCATCGTCCTCCAAGGCCCGGCCCTGTGCTTTGCAGCGgccatcttctctctcttctttgtccCCTTG TCTTACCTGCTGATGGTGACTGTCATCCTCCTCCCCTATGTCAGCAAGGTCACCGGCTGGTGCAGAGACAGGCTCCTGG GCCACAGGGAGCCCTCGGCTCACCCAGTGGAAGTCTTCTCGTTTGACCTCCACGAGCCACTCAGCAAGGAGCGCGTGGAAGCCTTCAGCGACGGAGTCTACGCCATCGTGGCCACGCTTCTCATCCTGGACATCTG CGAAGACAACGTCCCGGACCCCAAGGATGTGAAGGAGAGGTTCAGCGGCAGCCTCGTGGCCGCCCTGAGTGCGACCGGGCCGCGCTTCCTGGCGTACTTCGGCTCCTTCGCCACAGTGGGACTGCTGTGGTTCGCCCACCACTCACTCTTCCTGCATGTGCGCAAGGCCACGCGGGCCATGGGGCTGCTGAACACGCTCTCGCTGGCCTTCGTGGGTGGCCTCCCACTAGCCTACCAGCAGACCTCGGCCTTCGCCCGGCAGCCCCGCGATGAGCTGGAGCGCGTGCGTGTCAGCTGCACCATCATCTTCCTGGCCAGCATCTTCCAGCTGGCCATGTGGACCACGGCGCTGCTGCACCAGGCGGAGACGCTGCAGCCCTCGGTGTGGTTTGGCGGCCGGGAGCATGTGCTCATGTTCGCCAAGCTGGCGCTGTACCCCTGTGCCAGCCTGCTGGCCTTCGCCTCCACCTGCCTGCTGAGCAGGTTCAGTGTGGGCATCTTCCACCTCATGCAGATCGCCGTGCCCTGCGCCTTCCTGTTGCTGCGCCTGCTCGTGGGCCTGGCCCTGGCCACCCTGCGGGTCCTGCGGGGCCTCGCCCGGCCCGAACACCCCCCGCCAGCCCCCACGGGCCAGGACGACCCACAGTCccagctcctccctgccccctgctAG